CGTGTCGCGCGTCGGCACCCTCACGGTGCAGTTCGGCGGCGCGCCGCAGGTGATCGCCGCGGCGATGGACATGATCCGCGCCCATAACGTGCAGGTGGAGGTGGTCTGGAATGGCTAAAATCTTCGACCTATTGGCCGGACCGACGCTGCAGACGCTCTACATGGTCGGCCTGTCGAGTCTGTTCGCGATCCTGCTGGGGCTGCCGCTGGGCATCGCCCTCACGCTGACCGAAAAGGGCGGCCTGTGCGAAAGCCGCTTTGCCGGCAAAGCGCTCGACGTCTTCGTCAACGTCTTTCGCTCCTTCCCGTTCATCATCCTCATGATCATCCTCTTCCCGCTCTCGCGGCTGATCGTGGGCACCACCATCGGCACCACGGCCGCCATCGTGCCGCTGTCGATCTCGGCCGCGCCGTTCGTGGGGCGCGTCGTGCAGAGCGCCCTCAAGGAAGTGGACCGCGGCGTGATCGAAGCCGCGCAGGCCATGGGCGCCGACGTCAGGACCATCGTCCTGAAAGTGATGATTCCCGAAGCGCTGCCCTCGCTGGCCGCGGGCGCGACGCTGACGGTCATCGCCATCGTCGGCAGCTCCGCCATGGCCGGGGCCATCGGCGGCGGCGGGCTGGGCGACGTGGCCATCCGCTACGGCTTCCACCGCTTCCGCAGCGACGTGCTGATCGCCGCCGTCGTCGTTATTATCGCCATTGTTCAAGGGATCCAATGGCTCGGTAATAAAATCGTCCGGAATCTGAGCCGGAATCGATAATTTATTTTTCGGGAGGTTTTGCTGCAATGAAAAAAATCTGTGTTCTCGCTCTTACCGTTTCTCTGTGCTTCGCCGGCGCGTCCTTCGCCGGCACGCTGCGCGTCGGCGCCACGCCCACGCCTCACGCCGAGATCCTCGCCCAGGTCAGGGACGACCTCAAAGCCCAGGGCGTCGACCTGCAGATCGTGGAGTTCACCGACTACGTCACGCCCAACCTGGCGCTCAGCGACGGCGAACTCGACGCCAACTACTTCCAGCACCTGCCCTACCTGCAGAGCTTCTGCAAAGACCGCGGCCTCGATCTGGCCTCCGCCGCCACCATCCACGTAGAACCCATGGGGCTGTTCTCGAAGAAGTTCGCCACGCTCGAAGGGCTCAAAGACGGCGCGCTCATCGCCGTCCCCAACGATCCCACCAACTGCGGGCGCGCCCTGCTGCTGCTCCAGTCCGCCGGACTGATCAGGCTGGCGGCGGACAGCGGTCTCACCGCCACCGAGCTGGACGTCGAAGAGAACAAACACGGCTTCAAGTTCCGTTCGCTCGAGGCGGCCCAGCTGCCGCGCTCGCTCGACGACGTGGACGCGGCCGTGATCAACGGCAACTACGCACTGCCCGCCGGTTTCAACCCCGCCAAGGACGCCCTGCTCGTCGAAGGCGCCGATTCGCCCTACGCCAACGTCATCGCCGTCAAGGCCGGCAACGAGAACAACGCCGACGTGCAGGCGCTGATCAAAGCCCTGCAGAGCGACAAAGTTTCCAAGTACATCCTCGGCGCCTACGCCGGCGGCGTACTGCCCGCGTTCGGCGGCCCCGCCAAGTAGAAAAAAGGCAAACTGTTTTTTCGGCCATGCTGTTCCGCATCTTGCAGATCGGCATGGCTGCTTGTTTTCCGCCGCCTCAGCGCAAAAATGTTCCACGTGGAACATTTTTGAAAAAGCGCCCGCGACAGTCTGCCGTACTGCGCTGATGATGGAATACGAGGCGCGGCGTTTTCAATGACGCCTTTTCATTGAAAATCGGTATCACAGAATCGAGCGGCAGTATTAAAGAGAGACGCGCCGAGTGCGGCGCGTCTCCTTTTATGGGGGGGACAAAACGCGTCCGGCATGGGAAGTTATGGAGATCTTCTCCATCCACAACTTTTATTTTAAGAGTTTAAAATAAAATCTTGCCTCTGACCCTTCATCACGTCACTTGAATCAAATAAGACAAAGCACATCATGTTTCTCTCGGAGAAGAAGGGAATGGGGATCTGATTCGTCAGAAATAAAAGTCTCAAATTCAGTTTTCATCGCGTCACGCCGCAACTATAATTTATTCTGTATGCACGGAGCGTTTTCCCGTCTCATGGAATGAGGCATTTTGGCTCAAAACTATCATTTCTTAATTTTATTATTTTTTATAGCAATTTTTCCTTGCGCGCCGCTTGGTAATCTGATCGCTCCATGATAGAATTAAATTAGTTAATCACAAAGAAATACTTTCAAGGCTGTCTTCTTCATTTTCAAAAGATCGGTTTTTCTCTTTTGGAAGGATTCTCCGATCACGGGCAAAGGAGGTCGGGCGGAAATGAACGCTGAAACGAAAATCACAGATGTCATCGCAAACGAAAATTTCAAGGGATATGGCCATCTCCTTTTTCCCGGGCGTCTGAGCGAATCCGACAAAAAACGCACGCTGGCGCAGATCGCGCCGCTGTTCCCCTATCATAGGCATTTGAGCGTCGACGTCACGTTGAACGTCCTCAACTCCATGCTCGCGCGGGAAAAGAACGGCGAGAAGATCTTCTACGACCTTTATTCCGACGAAGAGAAAGGCAGGGATCCGGCCAAGGCGGAGACGGGGCTGTTCTCTTTCCGCGGCGTCAAAAAAGCGCCGTTTGCCGTTATCTGCGCGGGAGGCAGCTTCCAATATGTCGCGTCGCTCCACGAGAGCCTGCCGCACGCGCTGGAGCTGAGCCGCATGGGATTCAACGCCTTTACGCTCCACTATCGGACCGAAAGTCTCGAAGCCGCCTGCGAAGATCTGGCGGCGGCGATCACGCAGATCTTCGCCCATGCGGAAGAGCTCAACGTCGGCACGGAGTGTTATTCGCTCTGGGGCAGCTCGGTCGGCGCCCATATCGCCGCCTATCTGGCCTCGTACGGGCCGCACGGTTTCGGCGGCGCGCAGCTGCCGCGCCCCGGCACGCTGGTGCTGCAGTACACCGGGCACACCAATCACACCCGCCGGGAACCGCCCACCTACGTCTGCGTGGGCGAAAACGATCCCGTCTGCGACTGGCGGGTGATGAAAAAGCGTCTCGACGCGCTGGCGGCCTGCGGCATCGACACGGAATTCCACAAGTACCCGCATCTCGGACACGGCTTCGGCCTCGGCATCGGCACGGAAGCCGAGGGCTGGATCGCCAGCGCCGCCGCGTTCTGGAAGCGCCATCTGCCCCGGCGGATGCTGCGCGTGCTCAGCCGCTTCGAAGCCGCGGCCGTCTGATCGGCGACAAAAAAATCCGGCGCTCCTGTCGTGCGGGAGCGCCGGATTTTTTTGTCGCCGGAAATTTCTTCGGTTCACGAATCGAGGATACTTTTTCGCAGTCGGGCGGCGGCTTTCTGAAGGACGCCGCGAAACGCCTCGAACTGCGGCACCACGGAATTTTTCGCGCCGCCGATGGCCAACACCGCCATGACCGTCCCATCGGGGTTCAGGATCGGCGCCGCCGCTTCGGCGGTTTCCGGCACCAACTCTTCGACGCTGACGGCATAACGCTTCTCTCTGATCTTCTCGATCTCCGCCAGCAGCTCTTTGGAGCCGGTGATCGTCGCGGACGTGTAGCTTTTCGGCTCGGAATAGACGATGTACTTCTGCAGCGGCTCGGGCGCGAAAGCCAACAGCGCCTTGCCCGCCGCGCCGGCGTGCAGGTCGAACAGCTTCGCGCGACGGCCCGCGAGCGCGGGCGCGTCTTCGGGCAAAGACGCGGCGACGCTGAGACCGCTGAACCCGTCGAGCGTGCACAGAGACACGCTTTGCCCGGTCTGATTGCACAACGCCTTCAGCAGATCCTGGGACTGGTTGACCAACGCCAGACGAAGCGCCCAGCCGTTCGACTGGCCGAGCAGCTTGTAACCGATCCGATAGCCCTGCGTCCTCTTGTCCTGCGCGACCCAGCCGTTCTCTTCCATTCCTGACAGAAAACGCTGGACCGTGCTCTTGGGAATACCCGTCCGCATCCCCAGCTCGCGGACGCCGAGCTCGCCGCCGTCGGCGAGCAGCGTCTCGATGAGCGCCATGATGTTGCGCGTAGAATTCATGGAACCTGCTCCTCTCTCGCTCTGAAAATTGCTGTGAACATTCTATGATTTCTATGATCAAAATATAGCATTTCGCAGACATAACTGTCAAGCGCGCCGCAGGAGCTTTTCAGCGTCGGGCAGCCGACGTGCGGCAAAGATTTTTACATTATAGAACTTTTGGGAGCGATTTCCATAAGATATATCAATTTCTGTCCCTTTTTCAACATTATGCGCATCTTACGAAAATATAAAAATGAAAAATCCGTTTAAAAGGAGCGACGGTTGAAGCGGTTTTTATTCGTCGTGATTCCGTGGCGGCAGGATCGCGAAGCGCACTTCGCCGCCGATCTCGCGCGCCGGTTCGGCGGCGCTGGGCATGGAGGCGCGCAGCGTCTGCCCCTGCCAGTCGATGATCCAGTCCGTCGAGGCGCCGAGGAACGCGCGCGAGACCAGCGTTCCGACCAGCGGACCGTCTTCCGCGATGGCGATCTGGTCGGGGCGGAGCAGCTCGCGCTTCCCTTCCAGGATCACGGGGAA
This sequence is a window from Pyramidobacter sp. YE332. Protein-coding genes within it:
- a CDS encoding MetQ/NlpA family ABC transporter substrate-binding protein, with protein sequence MKKICVLALTVSLCFAGASFAGTLRVGATPTPHAEILAQVRDDLKAQGVDLQIVEFTDYVTPNLALSDGELDANYFQHLPYLQSFCKDRGLDLASAATIHVEPMGLFSKKFATLEGLKDGALIAVPNDPTNCGRALLLLQSAGLIRLAADSGLTATELDVEENKHGFKFRSLEAAQLPRSLDDVDAAVINGNYALPAGFNPAKDALLVEGADSPYANVIAVKAGNENNADVQALIKALQSDKVSKYILGAYAGGVLPAFGGPAK
- a CDS encoding methionine ABC transporter permease; protein product: MAKIFDLLAGPTLQTLYMVGLSSLFAILLGLPLGIALTLTEKGGLCESRFAGKALDVFVNVFRSFPFIILMIILFPLSRLIVGTTIGTTAAIVPLSISAAPFVGRVVQSALKEVDRGVIEAAQAMGADVRTIVLKVMIPEALPSLAAGATLTVIAIVGSSAMAGAIGGGGLGDVAIRYGFHRFRSDVLIAAVVVIIAIVQGIQWLGNKIVRNLSRNR
- a CDS encoding alpha/beta hydrolase — its product is MNAETKITDVIANENFKGYGHLLFPGRLSESDKKRTLAQIAPLFPYHRHLSVDVTLNVLNSMLAREKNGEKIFYDLYSDEEKGRDPAKAETGLFSFRGVKKAPFAVICAGGSFQYVASLHESLPHALELSRMGFNAFTLHYRTESLEAACEDLAAAITQIFAHAEELNVGTECYSLWGSSVGAHIAAYLASYGPHGFGGAQLPRPGTLVLQYTGHTNHTRREPPTYVCVGENDPVCDWRVMKKRLDALAACGIDTEFHKYPHLGHGFGLGIGTEAEGWIASAAAFWKRHLPRRMLRVLSRFEAAAV
- a CDS encoding IclR family transcriptional regulator — its product is MNSTRNIMALIETLLADGGELGVRELGMRTGIPKSTVQRFLSGMEENGWVAQDKRTQGYRIGYKLLGQSNGWALRLALVNQSQDLLKALCNQTGQSVSLCTLDGFSGLSVAASLPEDAPALAGRRAKLFDLHAGAAGKALLAFAPEPLQKYIVYSEPKSYTSATITGSKELLAEIEKIREKRYAVSVEELVPETAEAAAPILNPDGTVMAVLAIGGAKNSVVPQFEAFRGVLQKAAARLRKSILDS